The DNA segment GTCCGACCGACATTTGAGAGCCGACCCTGACCGGGAGGCGTCGGCCATCGGCCGCTCGGCTAGGGTGAGCAGAGGGGGGCAATGCTGTCCGTGTTGTCGTACGGTCGACTGGTCGCCAGAGCTGTCATCGGCGGCCTCTCTCAGACGGATGGTCGAGACTATAGCCTGGTGACGGCGAGCTGTGGCTTTGGCAAGGATTTTCGGAAAGGCATTCTGAAGAAAGGGATGTGCTATGGGGACGACGCATGCTTCATCGCCCGGCATAAATGTGCCGATGTTTTGGGTGAGCTCCGCTTTGTTCTTTCGACGAGCCGGCCGGGGATCGCGGTGTGCAGCGAGTAGCACGATTAAGGCCAAATCTGCCGCAAAGAGTACGATTTAGCTTGCAATTGACTTAGATAAAACATTTGCTTATTTGTGTCAGATTTGTCAGATAACACGGGTTGTTATATTACGGTGTAACTAACACTTTTTGAGGTAAAGTGGTCAAGTCAACACTTGTTTTCTATTCTATGTAGGTTAATAAAATGATTGTAATTCCTAATTTAATCCTAGTCCTGGTTTTCATGATGATTGAGTTGGCTAAAATGTAGATCTACATGTTTGCTTATTATTGTTACATGATACATGAAAGGTTAAATTGAAAGTAAATAGTATATGTATGTCAGAAGCCTCACATATTAGAGGCTTTGGACAacaatatctttttttcctcttgattGTTTAAAAGCAGACAATGTTGGCCCATCAAACAAAACAATGGGAGTCTAAATTGTTCCTTCACATTGTTTGTATTCACAAGAGTGTGTATTGCCAAGTAAATTAATAGTAACCACCTTTTTTAAACCGttgttttaactttaaaattCTCTGGCCTGCAAATCTCTTGTGTGCTCAAACAATTGGAGTTGTTCACTAAACAAGTCAAGTCGGAAATCAGGAGATCCTCTCAGCAAGACATGTTATTTTTGGACGCTTAGTGTAAAGCCGGCCGGCCAAACATTGGCTGTTTGTGGCCAAGGCTGGAGAGACCTTGGGACTCACCATTTATGGTCAGCAATGTCACTTTTAAGAAGAACCAGACTTTTGCCGTCCTTGGCCGAGATTCATTTCTTAAACGCTGTGAATTGCAATGAGTCTATTTGTAAGCATAACATGGTGGCGTAACCTTTGGCTTTTTTGGTTTTGCAGGTGTGGCAGACGGAGTAGGAGGATGGCGAGATTACGGCGTGGACCCTTCCCAATTTTCCAGCACGCTAATGAAGACTTGCGAGCGCTTGGTGAAGGAAGGGCGCTTTGTTCCCAGCAACCCTGTTGGCATCCTCACCGCTAGCTATTATGAGCTATTGCAGAACAAAGTGCCGCTGCTGGGTATGTAAAGTTTCCTCAAATTTGTTGAAGAAAACATTGGCATTTACTATTTAGCTTGCATGATCTGGCCTAGAGCTTGGTCATTCTCGCCATATTCAGTTTTCATCTGAAATGGCCATTAAAAACCTAAATATGCCACAGTTTCTGTTCAAAACTTGCTTCCAGACAACCATGAGATGCTGAGTAGCAGTACTTTTCCACCCCTTAATCACGTGTAGTCGAGCAAACAACAATGTGCTGTATTGTACTCGACCTTCACATCAAAATGAATGTTCATCTGGGCGGCATTGAACGTTGTATTGTGGTTGGACAGGGAATGCGGCAGGCAGGGAGTGAATGAGTCATAAGCGGGGCTTTCGGAAGGCCGCTCGGTCTCACAGAAAACATTTTAGTTCATCAAGTGAGTCACCAGAAGGGTGTGGCTAACTGCCTGGCGTCTGTCTATACCACGAACTCCTTTTATTGGACTTTTAGAATAATGGAGAACCACATTCTCGGGGCTGTTTGGCCTTTGGAAAGTACATTCCAGCTAATTatgttttatcaaataaaagggGAAAGCACTGTAAATTGATCTAACTCAGGCAGGAAACTTTGCAGGGGAAATACTAGTAGTTATGATTTCTTTCTGTTCCTACAGGCAGTAGCACAGCTTGCATTGTGGTGTTGGACCGGCAAAGTCACCAACTGCACACGGCCAATTTGGGGGATTCTGGTTTCCTGGTGGTCCGCGGGGGCGAGGTGGTTCACCGTTCCGATGAGCAGCAACATTACTTCAACACGCCCTTCCAACTCTCCATAGCTCCGCCCGAGGCCGAGGGGGCCGTCCTTAGCGACAGGTGAGTCACCGGACTTAGCGGTGCCATCTCGTATATACTTGCAACTCCACGTCGATTATCTGTACGCCTTCCGATTCCCCTTGAACACTATTGTTGCCAATTATACCGAATTGGTCTGTCCTGGCAATAAGCAGTGCCCACGCAAGAGAGTGGGTTCCAAGAAAAACATTCCACTGAGGGTGCTGAGAGTAACACGTTTGTTTCTCTCCCCATGTTTTGTCTATGTAGAGAGTGCCCAGGAACGCACTGTCAGGTCCACGTGCTGCTCTGTGCCAAGCAGCAGCAATAGCGTACAGACATATTGTACTGTCAGAGCGGCCTGTGGATGCAGGCCAAGCATTCCCTCTCACCCTAGCAAAGTCTGTGCCACTGCAGGCTGATGGGCCAAGTCCACTAGTAGTCCCGCCATCAATTGGGCTCGCTGTTAAAGAGACTGCCACAATTATGGTTGTTTTTACCAAGCGAGTTTTAAATTCAGCCAATGATGGAATGTGGAATTGACAGAGCCTTAGgagttacaaaaataaaatctatataatTTGTTGCATGAAAGGGCCAAGTGCCCTTGATTGAGGATGTTCCTTTTCCTTTATATCAACTTAGAATCTAAACACAAAGGCCGGCACATCTTAAAATAACGTCGCTTTGAGACTTTTATGTCACTTTGATTGCATTCCCAAGAGACAAGTTGCATAGTGCAATTATAATAAGATACAGATTGTTCTgatcttaaaaaacaagttttgtttCTGATCTCACgtccaatatatattttttaatggcacACATGAAGATTTGCAGGCCTGCCCGGTTATAAACCACCGATGGAAACGCGCATCTAAAGCGTAAGAAGATTTGCTCACCTCTCTGACACTGTCTTCGTACGATTTTTCAGCCCAGACGCCGCCGACAGCTCTTCTTTTGACGTCCAGCTGGGTGACATCATCCTCACCGCCACTGATGGATTGTTTGACAACATGCCAGACTACATGATCCTCCAGGAACTGAAGAAACTCAAGGTGAGAAGCCAGAAGATGCAGTGTCATATCACAATAAGAACCAGACGCTGTCACATACCTCGTTTGTCTTTCTGTACAGAGTGCCAACTACGAGAGCATTCAGAAGACTGCCCGCAGTATTGCCGAGCAGGCCCACGATCTGGCCTACGACCCCAATTACATGTCACCTTTCGCTCAGTTTGCTTGTGACAACGGACTCAATGTTCGAGGTGACTGCATCTCCAACTAAATAAGAACACAAGACAAGATTTGAGCATGCTAAAAtgcgttttttttgtagtatccATGCATGACGTGataataaccaagtaaagtgtTAGAGTTATAAAAATGGACCTGTTTAATGTTAATTAGGATTGGCATTTAGGCATGTTGATTTCAACAATAGGTAAAGTGAACATGGAAAAAAGGCATTGGTGTACTaatgttaaatattaaaatagaagTTAGTTGCTGTTTAGCTTGCTGTTTCTGCTGACCCAAAGcacaaacttaaaaatatttctattttatttccaGGAGGGAAACCTGATGACATCACAGTGCTGTTGTCCATAGTAGCAGAATACACTGACTAAGGTCTGGACTGTGGCCGGATGGACTGCTCTGACTCCTGCTGGACAGGATGAATGACTGAGGATCACAtcaattgttgtattttttttcctctcctgcCTGCATGTCACACTTGTACTTGACCCCAAACCTCAAATGGATGTAAAAGCTGCAGGAGGCTCTAAAAAGCAGCAATGTGCAGAGCTCCTTGGATAAAGGACATACCTGGCATGGAAGATGTTGCAGGATGAAGCTTTTTGGAGGGTTTGTGTCCCCTCAGGTGAATTCTTGGAGTAGCCAACATAGGGAAAGGAGCTTATGCAGGATGGGTCGTCCTTGTGGCTGGATAAACAAAGAtgttaggttgtttttttttaacagtggtTATTGGTAAATTTTGTATATGGATGCAGGGAGATGTTTTATAATGTGTTGTATTTTCTAAGAAAACCCCTCAAAACGATCTGATTTCGTGAAGGCATCATTTTAAATACCACAAGACTCATGCAAGTCAATTCCATCAAACAGATGGCCTCCCTTTAATCTTACTGCTGCGTGATGGTGACATATGGTTTCTTTGTTTCATGAGGAATTGTGATAAATGTGTATGCAATGGAAGAAAAAGCTCAAGGCGCCATACGGACAAAAACTTTAAAACGCACAAAGCTGAAAAAGCTAATGGGAAAGCGCAAGAATATTTTTCTATGTTGTCAGAGCAGTTGGTTGACTTTAATTGAACGTAAAACATTGTAATCGGCTAACTTTCAATTTTACATTGTTACTGATTTTGCATTATGAATTTACGGCACTTTTTTAAGTCCATTTTTGTGTAGTGTTAATGACGTGCCTTGTATCAAATGATGATACTGGCAAATCCAAGCCTCAAATTGCAAATAGCCGTGGTCTACATGGTCAAATGTTCTTTTCATCCAGTAGTTATGAAGCCATTAGCTAAAATGACACTTTACAAGATTGCACTAAAAAGACAAAGGGAGATTAAAGTAAAGCAATTCCAACTACTACTTTGAAGCATTTTAGCATGTCTGCAGGGCAACTAGTAGCTTCATCATGATCAAGCAAGTCTCTTTTGGATAATATGGCTAGCATTAACACTTTGCGCCCAGAAGAACATCATTTCCCTCCTCTAAAcaaattatgaaatatttttagatgtaCACATCAATGCTGATCTGCTGTACGCTATTTAAATAAAGATGATAGTATTTATTATCTTGTGAGGTATGACTGATGTGATTCCAGTTACATACACTGTCATTAAACATTTCACTTTGAGATTGTATGGATTCAATGGGATAATTTGTCAGGGCTGTTAATAACACGCCTTACGAAAAtcattaaatataataaatacttGTATGGAACAGTTTTTCAACTTTGGGGACTTGATAATTTGGCGATTCCTCCCGGGTCTTCATCCTCCTCCACTTCAGTATCAAAAGCCAGAACAGAGGCGGCGCAGTTGTCATCATCTCGCTGTGATGACGTAGCTCGAAACAGGAGGGAACAGATCTTTGGGAGCAAAACGATAggactataaaaaaacaataaaatatttttcctccaaaactATGTTCTAATCACTGCACACGTTACCACAGACTACCAATCAAAGGACATGTGCCATTACAATTGAGAGGTAAAATATACCATATATTGAACATGTCCTATTTGGAAGGTTTACCATGGAGGAAGCAGGACTACTACTGGTCACATCGGTGGTGCAAACTTGAAGAAGTTTGCTATTATAAAGCAGCAAAAGAGATTCTGGAGGGTCATTGGGGCTGTTCTGGCTGGATGGGACCACCTCCATGTCAGCTCTTTCACTGGAAAGGTCGTCTCTGGCCGTAGTATCTGCACATCTGCAAAACACAAAAGAGAAGCGAGGAATAAAATATCCTCACTTGGAATTCAAATCCAGGCTGTGTTCATCAGTTTTTGAACCTTACATTCTCTAAAGTGCCCTACTTTTGCGTCACAGATTCAAGTCTGGCTGTAACAGTACACCCACGTGAGATTCTAAAAGCAGCCAGTGATAGCCAAGCAGCATGACTCAGTGCCAGAAGAGAGGCTCAGGTGGGAAGAGTCAATTAAACTAGCTAATTCGCGTTCATGCCGAAACCCAGACTGTACGGGTGTTATATCCGGGAATTTCACCGCCCTTGCAAAGTGAGTGCGCCGTACCGAGACATCGTTGGTCCTAGCGTCTTTGTCGGTAGGGGTGGTCCTCCGCTGTCATAGTCATTCAAACTCGCCAGCACCACAGTGACCTCCAGGACGGTGTCCTCCACAGAAAAGCACAGGGGCCTACAACAGACAAAAATGACGACCTGGTCATGTTCACAGTCCTTCCTATGGCAATATAAATGACAGATATCACAATCTATGCAAATGTGGAAAATATTGGAAAAGACCTGCTACGATCTGATACCCCAAAATTAGTCATATACCAATACTGAAATTTTAAAAGCTGTACTAAAGTTTTGTTAGTTAGTTTTGATTCTAGGAGCAATTTGTTCCACTTGCTATTACTGCCACTTTTTtagaacaatatttattttaatatattatcaCAAGACATTTATCGCTTTTTGGATACATTTACGTCTTTGCCAAGGAGACTCACTTTCCTGCAGCACCAAATTGGAGAGAGATCATTAGACAGAGTGACTCCGCAAAGGACAGCAATGCCTTCAAATGACAGAAATACACTGTGTTATAGCATTGAAGGTGTGACGCTACATATAAAGAGTGCAAATCAAAAAACAGACATGATTAATTACCTTCAGCTCCTTCAGGCAGAAGGTTATGGCTGAGTCGCCCCCAGactgaaaaaagtcaaattcatCGGGGTGTAAGGTGTATCTCGGTGTACATCTTCACGTGCTCTGTGACAGATAACGGCACGcttctaattaaaaataattgtttttaaatatgagCGATTGAGAGGTGAAGATAGAATGTAACTTAAGCTCACCATTTCGTCCTTCACTGAAATTCCTCAAACTTACTCGCTGAGGAGATATCGATAGGGTGACTTCCTCCTGATATCTTTGAAAATGCATCACCATATTCGCAAGAAGTCTGCACAGAACAgaagacaatatttttttaaatactttttgtcCAAAACCTTATTTTGTAATACTCATTTAACCAATTGGCTGCCCTTAATAGCACTGGAACATTCTcaaccagtcctcccagttttgGCATTTGTATATTATtagtaaataaatgttattgtatccatacataaatatacatgtataccataacataattttaattcccttttgtttgtttttttaacttaaaaaatggTCATTTGTTGTTGCTAAATTGAAGACACTACGTAAAAAGGAGGAATACTTGCCTGGCTGGACCTTTGAGCACATTAGGGCAGAAATGGGAATCAAACACAGCCTGCAGAGGAGTGCTCTCCTGGTAACACAGGTTGTGGGTTTTTGTGATGCCTAGATGGGGATGTGGGCGGAGTTAAATCATGCAATGTACAATCACCGCCACCCCGTGGTTATATTTTGTACTGTCGCTGTAGAAGAAACGCTAACCTACCGTGCCGACAGAAAAACTGAACCTTGACTCTATCAGTTGGATTGTCCACAGATATTTGACAACGCTCCACATTTCGCTCGTTGGTAATAGAAGATCGAAAAAGTGGCAGCAAAGACTGAAAAGCAAATTGAAAAAGTCTTGGAGCGATATATATTGGTTTTCTTGTAAAGTTGAGATATTATACCGACCTTCATGGGAAGCTTGCATCGAATGGGTTTAGTGGCTTGGTCTGATGCCAAGCTGTAGTTGTGGAAGAACATTGGCGAGAAGGAGAAGCAGGCATATGCGGTCTCAGACGAATTCACTGACCTCAGGGCCAACTGTTACCATTCGAAAGTGAAACATTAATAATGGAGGAAAATAGCAGTACAAAACAACTATTATTATGAAGACCAGCTCACCCCTTTGACTGTGGGATCAAACCACAGCTCATCTCCAATTCTCGAAAGTGCATGAATAGCCTTTCCAAAAGCTGAAAATATTCGCAGTCACATATTTTAATAAGAAGTGTCATGTATAACGTACTAGTTAACTCTACAACAGCAAAGATATTCGAGTGAAAACGTCTTCCCTTGCCAACCTGTGAGTCGCTAGCACAATATTATAGACACGAGTAGCtactttttcaattaaaatacgCAAGAAACCGTGGTTTTGGCAAGTGTAGTTTGAAATTCACTtggcattgttattttttgtttaccttttaagCAGTTTCCTTCAAGAGCACAGTTCATTTTCAGCGAATTAAGGGATGCTAACTATCGGTGGAAGTCAAGCTAACATTGAATGGAACGTCCAATTAATTAGCTTAGACCTACACCTGGGTTCAACTATCGTCagcatatttgttttcttttgaaacatTGAGTATTTATGTCATTCAAAAGAAACGTACCTtatgtattcatatatattatatactatttttaaaaaatatgtttcattttttaataaatgcatgCAATGTTACTAACAATGGAAtcataatgaataaaaacaaatacactttGGTTGTTTCAatgactatatttttttaaattttatgaattaataaaaagtttaaaaaccatataaattaaaaaagaggaataatCTTAGTTATGGCTCTCAACCAGAaggcattcattaaaaaaaatacatgcagataaaaaaaaaggctacttATTTTATACACTTTATTGAGCATCATGTCCAATATACATTGCGctgaaacaaaatggaaaacaaaactgGTGGCAACATCGTAGTAGTAGAATAGGCAAGATTACCCGGACACCATTTTCAGAGTGTATTGCTTAATGAAGTTTGAAAAATGCACTGAATCAGTGCAAATACAGTGAACACCGGTCAGAAGGTCATGATAGAAAATTCTGACGTAAATCGTTGACAGCATTGACGTGATCAAGTTTCCACATGTCTATTAAAGACTATACATAACATTTGCCCAGGATTGTACAATGTAAATAGTATCCTTTAACTTATTCAACTCTTGATTGCATGcgccaaaaaaatggtttattttgTGATCAGTCAGTATGGAGAAAGATGGCATGATTTAATCATTACCAAGTCAAATCTTTATAAAGGACTTATTTTCTGACCAGTGTACGTTTTTTGATGTAAAAGTATATGCAGGATTGTATCTTGGGCCAATACTacgtttaaaaataaggatatCGGGAAGTTATTGTGATATATGATAGCTAAATGTGTACcaggaacacaaaaaaacaaatgaaattgacCTTTCAACCTACCTACCATCCTTAGCATCTGCAcccaaaacaaaatgtgaaactTATGACCTACAGAGACATCGCAATGTGCAACAAAATACTGACATCTAGTCCAGTTCTACaacaaagcccccccccccaaagcaTCCCCAGAACTCAACAACTACATTGAGGTAAATTCAGATGCCACAGCAGTCAGTACACACTCCACACCCAGAATGATCACAGTTTGCAGACTTTTCTCCCCACACATCCATTTTTGGTTGTGGCAGCAGACCAAGTCTTCCCACCCCGGGCGCTAATTGCGACATTAAAATCGAATCCTGAGAAATTGGCACAAACCTACTGTTAACGTTAGCCATGCATGTGCAATTCAATACTCGGCCCTTCCTTCGCCGACGACAAATAGCCACAAGATGCGAGAGTTTGATGGGATCATGCATGATGGAGTCGTTGCTATACTTGGATAGCGGATGTGGGTTGCCATTTAGAGGGCGTAAAAGCGCCTGAGCTTTCCGTTTCTGAAACATAAGCGGTGACAAAGCGAAGCCCGTAAAAGGCAACGTTGAGTGAATGactgttgaaaaaaatcacatggtTTTTGACAGGTATGACGGACTGATGTGTGATGTATGAAATTGAAGACAGGGGGATGATGTCAAGGCTTTCATTTGTTCGACTCACTCTTGACCACTAAATTGCATAAGAAACCTGGTAGTATAAAGTAGAAACTGTTCAGCAGCAGATAAAAAAGCAAGTTAATTTACAGTAGTGACATATTTTACATCATtagttttccaaaataaataaaattaaatatac comes from the Stigmatopora nigra isolate UIUO_SnigA chromosome 22, RoL_Snig_1.1, whole genome shotgun sequence genome and includes:
- the LOC144215426 gene encoding cell cycle checkpoint control protein RAD9B-like, with the translated sequence MNCALEGNCLKAFGKAIHALSRIGDELWFDPTVKGLALRSVNSSETAYACFSFSPMFFHNYSLASDQATKPIRCKLPMKSLLPLFRSSITNERNVERCQISVDNPTDRVKVQFFCRHGITKTHNLCYQESTPLQAVFDSHFCPNVLKGPARLLANMVMHFQRYQEEVTLSISPQRVSLRNFSEGRNGELKCTPRYTLHPDEFDFFQSGGDSAITFCLKELKALLSFAESLCLMISLQFGAAGKPLCFSVEDTVLEVTVVLASLNDYDSGGPPLPTKTLGPTMSRCADTTARDDLSSERADMEVVPSSQNSPNDPPESLLLLYNSKLLQVCTTDVTSSSPASSMICSLLFRATSSQRDDDNCAASVLAFDTEVEEDEDPGGIAKLSSPQS
- the LOC144215425 gene encoding protein phosphatase PTC7 homolog encodes the protein MLSVLSYGRLVARAVIGGLSQTDGRDYSLVTASCGFGKDFRKGILKKGMCYGDDACFIARHKCADVLGVADGVGGWRDYGVDPSQFSSTLMKTCERLVKEGRFVPSNPVGILTASYYELLQNKVPLLGSSTACIVVLDRQSHQLHTANLGDSGFLVVRGGEVVHRSDEQQHYFNTPFQLSIAPPEAEGAVLSDSPDAADSSSFDVQLGDIILTATDGLFDNMPDYMILQELKKLKSANYESIQKTARSIAEQAHDLAYDPNYMSPFAQFACDNGLNVRGGKPDDITVLLSIVAEYTD